tgcaccacctgctAAACTCCTTAGCATAATACAGAAGTCTCTTTGATCTGACACCTTTTTGCCTCTCCCATGCCATCCCCTTATATTTTATTCTACAATTCCAAATTTCAAAAAGTTCCTATAAATACTTCTATGCTCTTTTCAACTCCTTTCACCATTAACTACTTTTCCAAATTTAACTAAGGCCTCATCTCCTTCAGTAGCACTCTTCAGACTCCCATATTATACTAAGTGTATCTGCTTCCTGGAATTCCCATACGTCTTAAGCATACTTCTCTTATCTTTTATGAAATGAGATTGAACCCCTCtgttcatgtatctttttctcATTTGAATTTGTGAGCAACCTGCCCATTTTGTTCATCTTGTACCCCTAGCATCTAGCATGATACTTGGTGCCACAGAGGTATTTAGTGTTTGTTGAACAGATTATTTGAATTCAGCACACCATGCTCATTTCTGTCTCTTCCATACCTGATATTATTTTCATCCCCTAGAATGCCCTACCTATTTTCCTTATAATTCAAATCCTTTTCCTCCAAAGTCCTTCACAACTTCCCTCACTGCTCTCACTCTTGGTATTCTCCCTTTCCTCTGATTTCTCATAGGCTTTACTATTCATTGACAGTTGTGTTATAGTCTCTTAACTTAATTGGCCCCTTAAGATAGGGattgtattttatattgaaatatatttctcaGTGCTTTATACtccaatgaatatatatttttctcaatatttGATAATTGTTTATTGAGAGGCAGTGGGATAAACATAGAGGTGTTTGAGTCACTTGCCCAGTTGTACCTTAAATTCCTcaggtataaaatgaaaataaggctACGTCACAGGATTGAAAAAAGGGTGAAATGAAGCAGTATATAGCATACCCATCACAGAATATGTCCTCAACAAATGttagttttcttaaaatattgtttccctgtcataatttttaaacatgtaatttgtacattttctgttttttcttcataAGCTAAATGCCATGTTAAGTTGCATTTTTGCTTACATGTAGCTCTCAATTGATTTTCCCCATTTAAGATATTAGACCAATGATTCTCATTCTCTACTACATACTAAAATCATGCAGGGATCTTTTAGAAATCCTAATGTTCAGGCCATCCCTCAAATCAATTAAATTAGAATCCCTGGCACTcacattagtgttttttttttcttttccaactcCCCAAGTGATTACAATATAGAGCCAAGATTGAGAACCATAATGTTAGACTATAAAGACATGCATTCCCCTAATCTGTCCTTTGAAATCAAAGACCTTAGTCCAGGGAGTTATAAGATAGGACTGTGATTAGGAGAAAAGTCTGCCCCACATGTGTTAGGTTATGGATGATTTTGAAAGTTACCAGATACAAAGAAACTTGAGTTGCTGGGTGAAGTCAGAAACAAGGAATCCTAGCAGGGCTGAGGGGAGCAAAATTTGACAGGCCCAAGGAACAGACTCAGGAGAATGGACAGTATGAGAAACAGTAGAGGCAGGTTTCAGTAGGATTAGACCAGGAATTTTGATCTTGAGACAAATACATAGGCTTCATGTCTTCACAGAAAGGGTTTACACTATTTTCATATGTTATTTTCTCAGAAGACTATCCTAGAAAAAGAATATCAACGTGTTAAAAAGACAAGGGCTAAGGTAATAGAGAAAgcaacggcaactcactccagtactcttgcctggaaaatcccatggacggaggagcctggtaggctgcagtccatggggtctcgaagagtcagacacgactgagtgacttccctttcacttttcactttcatgcattggagaaggaaatggcaacccactccagtattcttgcctggagaatcccagggacagaggagcctagtgggctgccgtctatggggtcgcacagagtcggacacgactgaagcaacttagcagcagcaaggtaataGAAGCAGACCATACTTTTCCAGAACTGCTTCTAGGTCTTTCATATGTGACCTGCAGCTCCTCTAAACTACTATATTGCCTGTATTATAATCTTCTGATATAACTTGTGAAGAAACCAAGGAGGAACTGAAAAGAACATTATATATACTCTATAAGCACTAGACAAATGTGTAAAACCTCTGAAATATAATCTAAGTTTATAATCATTGGAGATCATCAAGGCAGTGGTGCTTAACAGTCTCTGCACAGAAAAATCAACTAGAATGCTTGCAGAAAGTAAGAAAGCCTAGTTCTACCCCTAGAGATTCTGATTAAATTGGTTTTATGTTGAGCTGTAACATGAATAATTTTTAGAGTTCTCCACATGGTTCTAATATGTAACTAACACATTAGAAACCAGGAGTCCTGCTTATCTTTCATAACTTGGGTGCCCTCAGAATACGTATCCAAGTGAATCCGAGCCTTAATTTTCCCACCTGTAAATAATGTTAGCTATAATGTCTGTAAAGGGTTTTTATAAGCATGCAGAGTCCTGGATTCAGTTCTCAGCTTTGCCAGAATCTTCAAAGGTGATTAGCCTCAAATGAAGGACTtcccaaaccaaaaacaaaattgCAAGATGGTGATAAATAACAAAGGAACTGGAAAGACACTCCTTTAAGGTTTTTTTTCCACCGATTCTGTGACAATAATTAGCtggaatattgttaaaatacaaattccCTGTCCCAATGTATCATATTCTCCAGAAGAAGGGGTCTGGGGATCTATATTTTTAACTCACACTCCAATTGATTCTTATCAGAGAAGTCTGGGAAACATTGCAGTTTAATTCACTGTCTTCTGTTATTGGTTTATGGTAGGAACATAAATAGATATTTCAGTTCCcaggtttgtaaaaaaaaatatcatttagaTTATCCTCTTATTGGTATCAGTAATATAGGAAACCAAATTATAATCAGAAGTGACTTGGCAAGTGCAAAAGTCAGCACAGGAAGAGAGGATAGTTTTGAAGAATCATTTATTCAGACTTTGATGTAACCGGCTGAGCTCTCCTGGGCCCACTGCAGAAAATACATCAATAGTGAGCATAGTCCTCATGTGCTTCAAAGTCAGGCTCTTCCTTTCCCTGTGACAGTAGTTTCCTGTCTCTATGATTAATCTTTGCTTGGACATGGCCAATACACCTAGTGATGATTAATTTAGTGTCCTTTAAATGATCAATTTGCTGTTTGATTTCAAAGAAGATAGCCTTGCTGGACCCTAAAAtctctgcagccatgaatttattGCCTCTTCTTTAGAGTGagattgtttttatatttagctTAATGAAATTTATTAATTTGCATCTTCTGACTGAAGAGAAAGTGGAGGGATAAtaagattaagaaaataaaacttaaccTATCACCTGCTTCCAGTTCTATCTATCAGTCAGAATAGAGAGGTAACTAGTATACCTATTCTATAGTTCTTGACTCTTATGAAGTGGTAACTAATAGTTTTATCTTAGAATTTTGCTTTCAGCATTTATCTTGAGAGTGGGGCTCACTGAAACTCGCTCTAAAATCTGTCTATGGAAATCACTTTTGGTAAACTAATGCATTACAGTGATTTCAGGTAAGAGAGTAAACATTTGCCTTTATTCATCTTTAATATTTTGGGATGTTTCAAGTTTTAGTTGGGTAGAAAGAAAGTTGGGGACAAACAAAAAGAGGTTGATTGAGGGATTAAGAGGCAAAGATAGATTAGGCACACTACATTTGAAGTGTCTGTTGTACTTTCgcataacaaaaataaacaagcagataGCAGTTTCTTAAAGAGACCAAGGCTGGAGCTTCAGTGTGGTATAGTGTGAAGAATTTTGGACTTTAAGAGACGTGGGCTCTGAGAAGCTATCTCTGTTACTAACTGACTCTGCAACTTCAACCAAATCATTTATCTTCTCTAGGCCTTATCTTTAAATTGGGAAAGTTCAAGTAGATGGTTTCTAGTAAACTCCTGTCCATCTATGTAATTCTAAGTATATTCCTATTGACCTTTTTAACTTGAACTCTGTTTTTTCCAGCATTTAGTATGAGAACCTACGATTGTCGTATTTGTAATATCACCTTTACATCTTTAGAAATGTTCCGGTCTCATATGCAAGGAGGTGAACATCAACTTAAGTAAGAATTTCTTACCAAAGTGTTTGTATGATACCAAAAAACAGGGGTTCTGTCAAGTATCTTTACATGTATTTTACAAACTTTCTAGACATTTATTTCCTTAAGAGTTGATCCTGGATATGGTTGGTAGTATTTGTAACATATTATATGCTAGTTCCATCTCCTAGGGAGTTCTCTAGCCATGATAGTATGATAGTATGCCGAAAGAGCTGGCTCACGGGCAACCCTGCTGACCAGACATCTTTGGAAGGATGCTAAAGGATCATTCTCAGGCTAGCCAGATAATTCAAATAATCCCTGTAATCCTTGGAAGGTTGGCTAGTTCCAGAGATTCAGCTATCCATTTGTCATCCTTCCAGTGAGGTATAGTGGTTAAGAAAAAAGGTCTTGCTGTTAAACAGAATCAAACTGGAATACCAGATCTTTCTGCCAAGTAATTTTGGACAGCTCTGACATAAAGTGGTTATAATGAAGTATAAAAATACGGGTAAGGTCCCATTGTAGGAGCTTAGTACACATTTATTCCAATTTGTTCTGTTATTTTAAGGAGAAGATTGACTGGACAGTTGGGGACTGGATAAGTCAAGTAGTGGGACAGGGGGGCACTTAagtattgtatatttattttgttgcttttagTATAACTTACATTATtctggtagaaaatatttgtattattgagTCTAATACTAGGTAGCTAAATTGTATAACTAACCAAATTAACCTTCATTTACACTCTGTAAAATTTCAGAGTTCCAGAATAAATAGATGTCACATTTATAGATCTATACAAGGAACTGATAATTAGAACTTTTTACAGCAATGTGACATGCAGATCAGACCATCTTTAGGGCATTAAATATTATTGGTCCTTTCCCACACATCCCAACATGTCTTACATTTTTAAGTACTACAACAGTATCAGATATGTCTGCTTCTTTATACCTATCTTCCCTTTCATCCCAAGTGTGAAAATTTTTTATGTATAAAAAATTGTGAGGTGCCTAGGAGATATGTGACTATTCCTGCTTCTTCTCTTTGGCATACAAAGTCATGATTTATAGCTTTTATATTAAGgtaggttttaaaattttgcttgggcctctgttgtattttttttttcaaactagtATTTTTGAAAGCAAAGCAaatattccaaataaaataatctaGTAACAAGAACTTTCTACTGTCTTATTTGCAGAGAATCCATTGTTATTAATCTAGTGAAGAAATCAAGGAAGCCACCAGAATCTTGCCAAGATGAATATACAGATTACATCAAAGTACAGAAAGCCAGAGGATCAGAACCAAAGACTTGTTTTAGAAAGATGGAAGAAGGTTCTTTGGAAGCCTTTGGGTACAGAGAAGCAGTTGATTCTAGATCCAGACATAGAATGTTTGAACAAAGATCCCCAGGTGAGACTTTCTGGACATACCCAGGACCATATAATATTTCACAAACAGTGGAAAACCAGTTACCTCATTGCTTACCAGCTCAATCAAAGAAAACATATGACTCTTTTCAAGATGAACTGGAAGATTATATCAAAGCGCAGAAAGCCAGAGGACTAGATCCAAAGACTTgtttcagaaaggaaagagagagctCTGTGGAAACCCATGGGTACAGAGAAATTGATTCTGGACCCAGACCAAGAATGTGTGAACAAAGATATTCATTTGCGACTTCTCAGACCTACCAACGACCATACACTACTTCACCAGTGGAAAGCCAATTATATCACTGGTTACCAGCTCAGTCAAAGAGGACATATAACTCTTTCCAAGATGAACTTGAGGATTATATCAAAGTGCAGAAAGCCAGAGGACTAGAGCCAAAGACTTCTTTCAGAAAGATAAGTGATAGCTCTGTAGAAACCCATAAGCACAGAGAAATGGTTGATTACAGACTCAGACCTAGAATGTTTGAGCAAAAACTCCCATTTGAGACTTTCCAGACTTACCCAGGATCATACAGTATTTCACAGGCAGAAGAAAACCTGTTACCTCATCCTTTACCAACTCATGACAACAAACAGAGATTAGACCCTGTGACCTACTGTCAACCCACAAGAGACTGTTTCCCAGAAAAACCAGTACCCCTGAGCCTTAGTCAGCAGGACAATAACTCTGGCACATACAGTGTAGAATCTGACGTTTATAAGCACCTCTCCTCAGGAAACGATACCAGTGAGCATCAAGCAGGTCGTAAGCGGAAACATCAGAAGAGAAGAAGGCACATGGAGAAAGGTGAAGAAAGGCCAGAGAAGGAGCAGTCcaagcataaaagaaaaaagggttATGGGGATACAGATCTAGACAAGGACAAGGGCACTGGGGAAGGGAAAAGAGGCAGAGATAAACTCAGTGTCAGTTCAGGAAAGCTTAAGCatcgaaaaaagaaaaaaagccgtGGTGTACCCTCTGAGAAGGAAGAACGTAAgcacaagaaagagaaaaagaaacctgTTGAAGAAAAGACGGAAGAGGAAATGCTTTGGGATGAGTCTATTCTTGGATTTTAAACTTTTAGCCTTGTTTACCCCAGGAGAAATAGAATGGGGGAATTtagacaaagacagaaacatccaATGAAGAAAAAGAGAGGTGAGTACAGTCAGTGTCAGTTCAAGAACGCTTAGTTTTTTGTGTGTAAAAATTGAAATTGACTTGAAAGAAGAGACAAACAAGCCTAAACCTCgcctctgagaaagaagaacaaaagaacacAGATAAGAACATAAGAGAAAAGGAAGCCAGTTAAAAGACAAACATGTCAGCGCTTTAGGACGAGTCTTCTCTTGGATTTTGAACTTTTCAGTTGTGTTCCTTTAAGGTTGAATTGAAGAAATAAGTTGAAGTGTTTGGTTTCATGAAATTCATGTTATTTGAATTTCCCTAAGTGAACAGTTACTTTAACCGTTAACAAAAGCCAAGTAAAGTAAGAGTATTCAATATGCCTTTTCCTtaagttatttttctcatttcttaacatggaagaaaaattacatatttcCTACGTATAAAGTAATTTATCTTAATGAGGCTGTCTCTGCTTCTGTTCATCCAGTTGCTCTGATAGTGAATTATTTACCTATGGGAGAAAATtagttttaaatgagaaaatcagcAGGCATTATAGAATCCATCCTCTGTTTGGGTTGTGTTAGTGTTGGTGGtattttttattgctattatatGTTTGTTTATGTTTCTTGGTTTTCTCCAAGGAAAATATGTGAAGCAATTTAGATTGATTTTTTGTTCGTTTGTTAAATATACTTTAcagtgtatttttgtattttctagttCTGAAAGTGGGAAAGTCTATAATAAATGTAGATGATATATAGTTTTAAAGAGTTCTCTCAAAAAGTACTGATAAAAAATCAGTCTATATTctgtaaatgtttatattaaagtgttttaatttctatatattgttttatgtaaataattatttCCCAGctgaatattattttactttgggAGTGAGAGGGGAAATAAACAATTTTCACCTCTAAGGAGATCACACtgtaaagttttttgttttgttttccttactgatatttctatttatttattttttaattcatttttttaacaccaaaaacattctgtattgaggtatagccaattaacaatgttgtgatagtttcaggtgaacagtgaagggactcagccgtacatattcatgtatccattctcccccaaaccactttcccatccaggctggcatataacattgagcagaattccatgtggTATACAATTGGtttttgttgcttatccatttaaaatatagcagtgtatacatggcCTTCCAAAAGTctttaactatcccttccccctggcaaccatgagttccttttctaagtctgtgagtctcttcctGTTTCATAAGTAAGTtaattgtatcatttctttttagattccacatttgaaggatgtcatatgatatttctccttctctaacatacttcattcagtatgacactctccaggtccatccatattgatgcaaatggccttatttcattctttttaatggctgagtaatattccattgtatatgtgtaccacttctttatccattcctctgttgatggacatttaggttgtttccatgtcttagctattgcaaacaatgcttcagtgaacattggggtgcatgtatcatttcaGGCCATATTTTTCTctggacatatgcccaggagtgggattgcaaggtcatatggtagctctattttcagtttttttgcagagtcatatggtagctctatttttagttttttaaggaatctctatactattctccatagtggctgtaccaatttacattcccaccaatagcgcaggagggttcccttctctccacaccctctccagcatttagtgtTTGTGGAGTTTTTGATGAttgccattctgactagtgtgaggtgatatctcattgaagtcatcaaaacagtatggtactggcacaaaaatggaaatatataggtcaatggaacagaatagaaaacccagaaataagccctatagtcttgtgattggtctgttcatattttctatttcttcctggttcagtctagGAAGACTGtaccttttccatttcttccaggttgtccattttattggtgtatagttgttcatagtagtctcttatgattcttggTATTTCTGTGGAGTCAGTTGTAActcctcatttctaattttactgatttaaGTCCTCAATCTCATTTATCtgttcaaagaaccagcttttagtttcattgatctttgccgTTGTTTTGtctctcatttatttctgttctgatctttatgatttccttccttctactaactttagggtttgtttgttctttctatagttgctttaggtgtaaggttagtttgtttatttgaaatttttcttgtttttggagGTAAGATTGTATAGCTATAAACTTCttttttagaactgcttttgctgcgtCCAGTAAGTTTTGGACCAttgtactttcattttcatttgtgtctaggtgttttttttttatttcttctttgatttcttcagtaatcaaATGGTtgcttagtagcatattgtttagccacCATGTGTTTCTTAGAGTTTTCTTTGaagtttatttctaatctcatagtgttgtgatCAGAAAAGCTGCTTGATAAGATTTCGACTTTCTTAGATTTACCAAGGCCTGCCTTATGGCCCAGCGGATGGTCAGCCCTAGAGAAtgtcccatgtgcacttgaaaaaatgtgtaattattgatatatatgatcctattaccattttgttaattgtttggggtttattttttgCAGATcgtttccttctcttgtgtttcttgtctagagaagttcttttagcatttgttgtaaaactggtttagtgtgctgaattctcttatctTTTGCTTATCTGGAAAGCTGCAAGGTTGGAATTCAAACTATATATCATAAGAATATTCACAAAGATACCAAATTACTCTGATATTTCCAAAATAGGTAATTATTCATTAAAATTAGCTgcacacattaaaaattaaaattttagtcaaTACTGGGTAAATCATTTAAATTGCTGGTGTGGCAAGTTTGATGAGAAATAAGGATGTGGTGTTGACTGCATTCTTGGAGAAGTTATCATTGACTTGCTCTAGTAAatggttttgaaatatttttggtgGGTGTTTTTGGCCAAAAAAAGCTTTTTTGGCCAAAAATGAACTTTATCTTAACCCcaccataaaataaattttctgttaCCTACTTTGGCACATTTGCTTTGCTTCCAGCTTCTGCAGCTGAACACTTGGAAGTAACAGTATTTtgagatatttaaatatatattcagggATCAAAAATGATCTCAACTTCTGGAGTTGAGTGCTGAATATAGCAAGATAAAAGTTATTAGTATAAACAATAAATCCTCATTTGGCTATGGAAGACAATACAAAAACATGTTTGAGGAGACATTGTTTTTAAGATATTACATgtgggaggagaaaaaaagatattACATGTGAAAACAACATTGGGATTTTTATTACATGCTTGGCTTGAAAGgctaatatgcatatatatacacacacacatatatatataaaatcacataTGATTTAAGGCAACTTATTGAACTCAGTATTCAGACAAGTAAATTAGTAACACTTAGCTTCATAGGTATATCCTCAACTGAATAGAAAGTAGAAGGAGGCAAATTTTGactgaatttagaaaataattttcaatgaTTGTAGCTATGGAGAAAAATGTAATTGGCTGCCTAGTTATATGCATGCATTGGACAAAtgataagaactgactcatagcaCATATCCAGGAaagaaatttgagaaaaaaaaaaatgaagaacgtAAGTTCTGCTCCACAAAGAGCTCACATTCTAACAGAGAAAATGGACTAATAAAGAAGAAACTATAGTGTAAATTTGATAAAGGCTACAATGAGAGTGATGAAAGATGCTGTGGGTAGCAAGGGTAATGCTTCATGAGATGGAAAGTGGGTATTCAGGAAAGGCTTCCCAAAGGAAGTGACATCTAAGCAAACCTTTTCCTCTCAGTTCAGACCTACTTCTTTGATATATCCACTTGGCTGTCTAACAGGTACTTCAAATTTCACGTAGCCAAATAGAGTGCCTGCTTGTTCTATTATCAGTCATTCATCTTCCAGTGTTCCTCATTTCTATAAAACCTTCATCCAGTTACCCAAGCCAAAAACCACTTTGGAGCACCTCTTCACTCCTACATTAGACCATAAGCAATCCCTCTTGATAGTATCACCAAGATATCTCTCCTAATGTCCAATTCTCTTCATCTTCAGTTACCACTGTCATCTAAGACATCATTATTTTTTGATCAAACTGAGAAAATAGGTATGAGAGTAACTGAAACATTGAAAGAAGTCATTACAGGCCCTGAATTGCAAGTGAGTggaaaaaatggtacagaatcAGCAAGAGATCATAGAGCACTCTGGTGAACTAAGCCCCAAGGACTTCAGAACTACCCAGCATAAAGTTTTCTCCAGAAAAAACaacacacatataaaatgaaaactcCTAGTTTCAGAAATCAAATATAACAGGCAGAAATATAATGGGTAAAGTAAAGGAAAAGTTCAGAGAGTAGTAGATGGGGAGGAGACTAGAGAAAGTGGATCCCAGGAAGTATGATAGCAAAATAAACTTAAATTGGAAGGAATACAAGAGAGAAGAGACTGTGGTAAAGATAGTaaaggaaataatagaaaataaaagtttcaaatTACATAGATTGACAGAATAGATAACAGCAATGGATATACAAAGAAATTTGTTGTAATAGGTGTGGTGTTGTGCTCCCCAGAATTGTCACACTTTTCAAGATAGAGACACTCATCTCCCCTTCTGGGGAATTGGCCTTGTCTGAAGGGAACTGCCTCTGCTTAGGTCATGCCCTCTCCTGGGCATAGCCCACACTGATGGGATAATGTAGGTATATAAATGTCAGGCTTCTTGTTTCAATTTTGGGCAACTCTGAAAGGCCATTGGATCCGCTGAGTCCTTTGTTGGGACTGTATTACAGTTCAATTTCTCTGCTAATCCTGCTTCCCTCAGAAGTGTTCTTCTGAGCATGCCCCCTGTAAATTACCTACAAACAAATCTCTCTCGCCAATTTCCCCCAGAAATCTACCCCAGACAGGAGGTACTGGGAGTAGTCTTAAGGAACTGACTCTATTTTGGAGCAGGCTATGAGATTCTGTCATtgatagtgaaagaggacagtggaaaaggtgacttaaaattcaacattcaaaaaacgaatatcatggcatctggtctcatgacttcatggcaaatagatggggaaacaatggaaacggtgagagactttattttcttgggctccaatatcactgcagagggtgactgcagccatgaaattaaaagacccttgctccttggaagaaaagctttgacaaacctagacagcatattaaaaagcagagacattgctttgccagcaaaggtctgtctagtcaaagctatggtttttcccatagtcatgtatggttgggagagttggactataaagaaggttgagtgccaaagaattgatgcttttgaactgtggtgttggagtagactcttgagagtcccttggactgcaaggagatccaatcagtcaatcctaaaggaaatcagttctgaatattcattggaaggactgatgctgaagctgaagctccaatactttgaccacctgatacgaagagccaactcattagaaaagaccctgatgctaagaaagattgaggaAAGAGTAGGGTTAGACCTGGAAGACTGACAGAGAGGGTTATTGTCATTAACTGTTTAGGTAAAAGGAGTCATTGAGAGTTTCTGggcagaaaaaggaaatgagaggGAGTTGGACTGGATGGTCTtaagtgaatataaaatataatgttcccatttaaaaatcagtgtgAAGCTGGAAAGGTAAACAGGACAGGAGATCAGACTCAGGATGTGTGGCATCAGAGACTAGGGTGGTATCAGAGGAAACTGGGAGTAAGAGACAGATGAAGAGAGTCTGTGAGGTTCTCTTGGCAAGACTCTGAAATGCCAGAGCTGGGTCATAGATTTCTGAGAAATATATGAGCTCAGAGGCAAGAAAGTGGGAAAGCAAAGCTCAGCTTCGGACAGGCGAATTTCACAGTgatatcaagaaagtgaaagaagcatCATGATGTCATTAGAGAAAAGGGGTAGCCTTAAGATTGAAAAAGAAACTTAACTAATTTAAAAACAGACTGAAGTTTCTTGGGACCTTTTAATCAAGTCCAAAGagaattaaaaactaaatattagGACGtaccaggtggtccagtggttaagactctgccttgcaatgtaggggacacaagtttgatccctggtccaggaagatctcacatgccatggagcaactaagccaatgTGCCcaa
This DNA window, taken from Bubalus kerabau isolate K-KA32 ecotype Philippines breed swamp buffalo chromosome X, PCC_UOA_SB_1v2, whole genome shotgun sequence, encodes the following:
- the ZMAT1 gene encoding zinc finger matrin-type protein 1 yields the protein MAAAPNAVTQLAAESSPQEATVSVASFSSSSSTATASAAAAAAAAAAAIVPASSATSTSACPPAGDCGGGGGGGGGFGGSTMAAAGRGGSSFKVDTRPCLREDITWNEQEKTKLFADNFCNVCGVVLQSESQRISHYESEKHAQNVRFYFQMHGEQNEVPGKKMKMDVRNFQEHRSEVVNRNKFCGLCHMVFSSSVVARSHYVGKVHSKKLKQLMEERGQVSPSRFQPATAFSMRTYDCRICNITFTSLEMFRSHMQGGEHQLKESIVINLVKKSRKPPESCQDEYTDYIKVQKARGSEPKTCFRKMEEGSLEAFGYREAVDSRSRHRMFEQRSPGETFWTYPGPYNISQTVENQLPHCLPAQSKKTYDSFQDELEDYIKAQKARGLDPKTCFRKERESSVETHGYREIDSGPRPRMCEQRYSFATSQTYQRPYTTSPVESQLYHWLPAQSKRTYNSFQDELEDYIKVQKARGLEPKTSFRKISDSSVETHKHREMVDYRLRPRMFEQKLPFETFQTYPGSYSISQAEENLLPHPLPTHDNKQRLDPVTYCQPTRDCFPEKPVPLSLSQQDNNSGTYSVESDVYKHLSSGNDTSEHQAGRKRKHQKRRRHMEKGEERPEKEQSKHKRKKGYGDTDLDKDKGTGEGKRGRDKLSVSSGKLKHRKKKKSRGVPSEKEERKHKKEKKKPVEEKTEEEMLWDESILGF